Part of the Quadrisphaera sp. RL12-1S genome, TCGGCGTCGCATCCGGGATCAGCAAGTCCGAGGTCAGCCGGATCTGCGCCGACCTGGACGTGGAGGTCGCCGCCTTCCGGACCCGACCGCTGGGTGAGCACCCCTACCCGTACGTGTTCTTGGACGCCACCTACTGCAAGGCCCGCGTGGGTCACCGCGTGGTCAGCAGAGCGGTGGTCATCGCCACCGGCGTCACCGCCGCAGGTCACCGTGAGGTCCTCGGCGTGGACGTCGCCGGCTCCGAGGACGAAGCGTTCTGGAAGGCGTTCCTGACGGGGTTGAAGCGCCGCGGGCTGTCCGGGGTGCAGCTGGTCATCAGCGACGCCCACGAGGGCCTGAAGAAGGCCATCGCGCGCTCGATGTCCGGGGCCAGCTGGCAGCGGTGTCGGGTGCACTTCGCCAGGAACTTGCTGGCCCACGTGGCCAAGGCCGACGGTGAGGTCGTCACCGCCGCCTACAGGACGGTGTTCGCCCAGCCGACCGCGGCCGGCGTCGCCGCGCAGTGGGACCACGTCGCGGCCAGCTTCACCACCACCCACCCCAAGGTCGCCGCGGTCATGGACGCCGCCCGCGAGGACGTGCTGGCGTTCCGATCATCAGCACCGCCTTCCCCGCGGCGCACTGGAAGAAGATCTGGTCCACCAACCCCCTGGAGCGCCTGAACAAGGAGGTCAAGCGGCGCACCGACGTGGTGGGGGTCTTCCCCAACGACGCAGCCCTGCTGCGGCTGACGGCGTGTGTGCTGATCGAGGCCCACGATGAGTGGGCCGCTGGCGAGCGTCGCTACCTGTCGGAGGCGTCGATGGCTGCGCTGAACGGCACCAACGTCGCCACCTTGCCGGCCATCACCAGCACCGGCACGACCGGTGGATCAGGCGTCGACACCGGGGCCGCCATGACGGCATGATCCCCACCAGCTGGCCCCGCACGGTGAGAACGATCTACACCACTACAGGGGACGTGACCCGGAGTCATCGATGTACCTCAGATGTTCTGGTTGACAGAGCAGTCAGTTCTGTAGCGGGGGTGGCGTTCGTGCTCGCAGTGTTGGGGACTGCTGTGGTGATGGTTCCTGAACGCTCGTAAGCGGTGATGATCCCCTGAGGGGAGACACCATTTCCGTTGTATACGCGACCGTTGTAGATGACTCGAAATATCTCGTTGCGGCGGACATCGAAGAGGGCATAGATGGCGCTTCGTCCGTCACCCTGATAGTCATCGACCCTCTCTATGCGTGAAATCGTGAGAGCCATCTCCGAGTCAAAGGTGGAATTCCATCGCGCCGTGATGTGGTTGGATCCCCAGCTGCTGGTGCCGCAGCGCAGTGCCAGCTTCTCCGACCCTCGGTCGTAGGTCTTAATCAGGTATGTATACGAATTTCCACTGCAGTAGCTGTCGCACACATGGCCGACCGGGCTGAGTCAGGCGTCTTCGATGCGCCTGTCACCCAGGCCGTGGTCGACCCATTCCTGCTTGCGGGAGTTCCAGCTGATGACCCCACGGTCAAAGCGATCCGTCAGCCGGGCAACTACCGTCTGGAAGTCAGGCGCAAGCACCTGCGCCTCATCCGCCGGTGTTTCCCGGTCGAGCCGCATGATCCGATCACGGTCACCCGGATTGGCCAGCAGATTGGCGAAGACCATCGAGTCTTGGTCCACCAGTACTGGCAGCCACTCCGGGCGCCATGTTGCCGTCGGGTCATCCGGCGAACCTGCGCGGGACTGCTCCCACCACCAATCGCGCAGCGCCACGGCATCGCGCAGGCCCGGGAGTCTCCAGAAAAAGAAGGTGTACGGCTGGTCGTTGTCATAGGGGACGTTGTAGTCAATCCCGTCGTGCCAGCTCCACCAGGCTTCCAGGTCAGTTCCCAGTGGTGGCAGCGGCGGATCGACTGACTGTCCAGTCTGCATGTCCGCCGGTGATCGGAGGTGTCCGAACAACGGCAGTTCATGCTGCTGCAGTGTGGTGATGAAGGCGGCGTAGGTCGGGTCGTCGGGCGGCCCATAGGGAGGCGGCATAGTCACTTCCCGCAGACGAAGGCTGTATCGGCAGTCGTGGTGGAGATCGTCTGGTTGCCGTAGATGGGGATGACCAAGTACTGCCGGGTCACGCCAATGGAGCAGACACTGTAGAAACTGTTGAGGCGAGATCCTTCCAAGTGGTTCTGCGTGGAGTTGACCTGCTTGAGCGAGGCCATCGGCTTGGCGGGCGATATCGAGCTATCAGCAGCGCCGCCCTCCTTGGCACTGGCGAACGGGTACTCGTCACAGTTCTTGCCCGACTGTATCGTCTTGCAGACATCATAGGAGCGGTACCAGTTCTTTTGTCGCGCGTCAGGCTTTGTGGCAGTCCCCGTTGCCTACGGGGTTGACCAGCAAGGAGCCTGACCACCATGCCAAGACCACCAGCCCTGGCGACCGAGGAGAAGACCCGGATCGTGCTGTCGATCCTCGCCGGAGAGACCACCGTCGCCGAGGCCGCCAGACGCGCGAGGGTCTCCGAGCAGTCCGTCGGCACCTGGAAGCGGCAGTTCCTCGAAGCCGGCCGCACAGGCCTGGCTTCGGGCAAGAACGGACCCTCCACCCGCGAGGCCCAGCTCGAAGCCGAAGTCGCCGACCTGACCACCGCCTTGGGCGAGGGCGCCGTCGAGATCCGCGTCTGGAAGAAGTCCGCTGAGGGGCGCCTGGGCCCTTCGAAGACCTCGAGGTGATCCGCGTTGAGGCGGGCATGCCGACCACGAGGTTCGCCTCCTTGATCGGCGTGCCCGAGCGAACCTGGCGCCGTCACCAGGCCCGAGCCCGCGTCCAGCGCCCCTGCGAAGGGTCCCTGGCCGCGCCCGGCGCGGGAATCGGCCCGCGAGGTCGCCCGTCGCCACGCGCTGGCTCACCCGGCCTGGGGCCACCGCAAGGTCTGGGCGATGTGCAGACATGAAGGGCACGTGGTGTCCCAGGCCACCGTGCTGCGGCTGCTGCGCGACGAGGGCCTCATCTTGGAGGCCAACTACCAGCGAGAACGCCGCCAGCTCCCCGCCCGCCGCAAGGCCGCCTTCGCGGTGGAGCCCACCGGCCCGAACCAGGTCTGGCAGCTGGACTTCTCCGAGTTGATCGTCGGCCCGAGACGACCACCGGCGGCACGTGGCGGATCGCGGGCTGGCGGGACTACTGGAGCAAGTACGAGCTGGGCTGGCACACGTCCGCGACGGCGAACATGCACGACGCGATCGCCGCCGTCGAGGCCGCCCTGGTCGAGGCCGAGCGCTTGGCGGGGGCGCCGCTGGTGGACCTCGCCCCACGGGACGAGGACGGGCACGTGCAGCCGCTGGTCACCCTCGTCACCGACAACGGCGGCCCGTTCCGGTCCTTCCGATTCGAGGCGTTCATCGCCACCCACCCCGAGCTTCGCCACGTCAGGACTCCGGTCCGCACCCCCGGGCAGAACGGCTCACGAGAGCGTGGCTTCGGGTCCTTGAAGTACGAGCGGCTCTTCCTGGAGGAGGTCGAGCACGTCCTGGACCTCCTCGCCCACGCCGAGGACTACCGCGTCGAGTACAACACCGTGCGCCCTCACGAGGCGATCGCCTGGAACCGGCCCTTCGAGGTGCACACCGGCGTCGCCGACCCGCTGGTGCCCAACTTTCCCGAACCCCAGAACCTGCCAGCTACTTGACGCGGGACAGGTGTCGACCAGGGCATGTGAGACGGGCACCACATCGAACTGACGGAATGACACCCGCTGCGGCTCTAGCGATGGACCTCGGTCGCGTAGCGGGGCGTGTCATTCGCTCAGTCCGCGGTGCCCTGGCCCCTCCGCAGTCTGGCCGGAGGCGTCAGGTGAGGTCGGCATCCATCGCCGCGACGAAGTCGCGCTTGACCGCCCGCCAGGCCTCGTCGGTCATGGTGCGGCGCCAGTACGGCGAGCAGGACATGTCCGACCGCGCCAGCCCGCGGTCCACGAGCAGGTGGCGGCGGACCGCCTTGACCTCCTCGGCCTCGCCGTGCACGAACGCGTGCACCCGGCCGCCGGGCCAGTCCAGCGCCCGCGCCGCGTCCAGGAGGAGCGCGGTGTCGCGCTCGTCGTCGCCGGTGCGGTGCAGCCACCGGACGTCGGCGCGAGCCGGCGCCACCAGCGGGAGCTCGTGGTCCGGGCCGTCGCAGACCAGGCGGACCACCGCCGTCGCGTCGTCCGGGAGGGCCTCCAGGGAGGCGGCGATCGCGGGCAGCGCCGACTCGTCGCCGAGCATGAGGTGCCACGCGGCCAGCGGGTCCGGGCGGTAGCCCGACGCCGGTCCCTCGAACACGAGCACGTCACCGGGCCGGGCGGCAGCCGCCCACGGCCCCGCCACGCCGGAGTCGCCGTGGACGACGAAGTCCACCGCCAGCTCGCGGGCGTCGTCGTCCCACGAGCGGACGGTGTAGCGGCGGCGTGCGGGCAGCTGCTCGCGCGCCAGCCCCGCGTCGCGCAGCGCCTTCGGGTCGAACACCGGCCCGTAGGGCGCCCCCGCCGGGGGGATCGCCACGTTGACGTACGCGTCGGTGCCCTCGGCGGGCCGGAACCCGTCCAGGCCCGGCCCGCCGAGGACCACTCGCACGAGCGCCGGCGTCAGCCGCTCGACGCGGACCACCTGTCCATGCACGCGGCCATGCTAGCCGCCAGGGTTAGGTGACCCTTACTCGCTCGTCCGGAGGGTCAGCCCCAGCAGCTCTTCGCCGCCCAGTCGGTGCCCTTGCTGTAGAGGCCGTCCACCGGCTTGTCGGTGACCAGCTGGGACCCCGTGTTGAAGAACGCCAGGCCGGGGGAGGACGACGGCACGTCACCGGTCAGCGCGTGGTCGATGACGGCGTCCAGACCCAGGCGGGCCATGCGCAGCGGGAACTGCATCGCCGTCGCGCCGATCTGCCCGGCGGCGACAGCCTTCACGCCGTCGCAGCCGCCGTCGATGGACACGACCGTCACCTGGTCGGCGCGCCCCGCGGCCTGCAGGGCCTCGTGCGCGCCCATCGCCGACCCCTCGTTGATCGTGTAGACGAGGTTGATCTTCGGGTCCGCCGCCAGGAGCTTCTCCATGGCGGCCTTGCCGCCCGCCGCGTCACCGCCGGTGACCGCGTGGCCCGAGATGCGCGGGTCCTTCTCGTCCCCGATCTTGCTCGGGTCGGCGAGGTCGATCCCGAAGCCCGACAGGAACCCCTGGTCGCGGGCGACGTCCACCGGGACCTGCGCGTCGCTGAGGTCCAGCATGGCGATGCGCGCCCTGGCCGGGTCGACGTTCCTCGCGGCCCACTGGCCGATCGAGCGGCCGGCGGCGAAGTTGTCCGTCGCGAACGTGGTGTCCACGGCGTCCGCCGGGTCGGTCGGGGAGTCGAGAGCCACCACCAGCAGGCCCTTCTGGCGCGCCTCCGCGATGGCGGGCAGCACGTCCTTGCCGGACGGCGTGATGAGGATGCCCTCCGCGCCCATCGCCTCCAGCTCCTTGATGGCAGCGATCTGGGTGGCGGTGTCGCTCTCACCGGTGCCGGCGTAGGAGCGGACCGTCACGCCGAGCGCTGAGCCCTCCTGCTCGGCGCCGGCTCGCAGCGCCTTGAAGTAGCCGCTGTCGGCGGTCTTGGTGATGAGACCCACCACCGGCGTGGACGAGGCGGCCCCCACCGACGCGGAGCCGCAGCCGGAGGTGGCCAGCAGCGCCGCGCAGCCGGCGGCTGCGGCGAGGACGCGGGCGGTGGTGCGGGTCGTGGTGCGGGTCGTGGTGCGGGCGGTGGCGCGCGTGCGCGCGGGGGAAGGCGTCATGGTCCGTCAGCTCCAGGGGACGTCGGGGTGTCGCGGGGTCGGAAGGGGTGGCTCAGTACTGGAACTGGGCCAGCCGGTCGCGCACCGAGGCGGACAGGTCAGACAGCTCGCGGGACGACGAGCGGGCGGTCGCCGCCGCACCCGTGGTCTGGCTGCTCGTCTGGACGACGGCGGCGATCGCGCCAGCGATGCTCGACGACTGCTGCGAGATGTCCGTGACGTTGCGGGCCATCTCCGCGGTGGTGGCGGACTGCTCCTCCACGGCGGAGGAGATGGTCAGCTGCTTCTCGTGGATGGTGCCGATCACCGAGCGGATCTCGGCGATCCGCTCCACGGCCAGGGCCGTGGTCCGCTGGATGGCGCTGATCTTCTCGGTGATGTCCTCCGTGGCGCGAGCGGTGCCCTGGGCGAGGTCCTTGACCTCGCTGGCGACGACGGCGAAGCCGCGGCCCGCCTCACCGGCCCGCGCGGCCTCGATGGTGGCGTTCAGCGCCAGCAGGTTGGTCTGCGCGGCGATGGTGGTGATCGTCTGGATGATCTCGCCGATCTCCGTGCTGGCGGTGTCGAGGTCGGCGACCGCCTGGGAGGTCTCGGCGGCCGCGGCGACGGCGCCGGAGGCGACCTGGGAGACCGAGACGGCCTGCTCGGAGATCTCCGCGATGGACGCGCTCATCTGCTCGGTCGCGGCGCTGATGGTGGACGCCGCCGAGGACACCTGCTGGGCGGAGTCGGCGACCACGCTGGTCTGGGTGACCGACGCCTCCGAGGCGGTGGTGAGGTCGGCCGCCACGTGGTCCATGCCCTGGGAGGCCTCGGCCATCGTGGACGCGGACTGGGAGAGGGCTCCGACGGTGCTGCGCAGCGACCGCAGCGCGGCCCCGAGGGCCCGTCCCATGTCGCCGATCTCGTCGCGTCCGGTCTCGTCCACCTCGGCGGTGAGGTCACGAGCCTCCACGCGCTGCAGGGACGCGACCATGCGGCGCACCGGCACCAGCACGGACCGCCCGACCCAGGCGTTCGCGCCGACGAGGACGACGAGGCCGATCAGCCCGCCGACGGCCAGTGCCAGCACCGCGCGGGAGCGGACGGCGTCCGCGTCTGCCCTGGCCCGGGAGGCGTCCGCGTCGATCAGGTCGCTGACGACCTTCTGCTGCAGCGTGATGGACGCGGCGGACGCCGCCAGCTGGCCGAGCATCGCCCGGCCCAGCTCGCTGCCCGGGTCGATCCGGGGGAGCACCGACATCTGCTCCTGCGCGCCGTCGAGGTAGGCCTGGTAGTCCGTGCGCAGCTGCTGGACGGCAGCGCGGGCCCGGGGCGAGAGGATGCTGGGGTCCACGCCCTGCCAGTCGGTCGCCGCGGCCTTCTGCGTGCTCTCGAACGCGGTGCCGGCGGCCTGGGCTCCGGCACCACCACCGGACAGCAACGCGTCCCGGAGGATCACCTGCACCTGGTCGATGTGGCCCGCCAGCGCGGTCATCCGCTGGCCGGCGCGGCTCAGCTCCAGCGCGCGCTGGCTGCTGTCGCTCACGGATCCAGCGTCACGACGGTGAAGCCGGACAGCAGCGCGATGAGCGCCGCTCCGGTGCCGGCGAGCGCGAAGAGCTTGGCCTTGATGGTGGTGCGGCGGGGCTGCAGCCTGTTGAGCAGCACGAGGACCTCCAGGGATGCCGGTTCCACACCTGGATCGGTCGGTGCGCGCGCCTGGTGGAGGGGATGCAGCAAGATCCTTTCTCCGGTGTTGCCGAGAGCACGACCTGCTGCAGGTCCCCTGGTGTCAGCGCAGCAGCCAGAGCGGGTCGTCGAGGAAGCGCTGCGCGCACTGCAGCGAGCCCGGCAGCTGCGCGTCGAAGAGCCCCTCGGGCAGCGCGTCAGCCCGGTGGCCGGTGGTCCAGCCCAGCAGCTGGAGCCGCCTCAGCATCGCCAGCGCGCAGGCGTGCAGGAGGTCGACCTCTGACAGCGGGGACACCTCGCGGTAGCCGGCCACCCACGCCCGCGCCATGGCCGGCGCGTACGGCTCGTGGTCGACGAAGCTCAGGGCCGCCGCGAAGTCGTAGAGGTAGAACCCGAAGCCGCAGTCGTCGAAGTCGATGACCGTCAGGGCGCCACCGGCC contains:
- a CDS encoding helix-turn-helix domain-containing protein; this encodes MPRPPALATEEKTRIVLSILAGETTVAEAARRARVSEQSVGTWKRQFLEAGRTGLASGKNGPSTREAQLEAEVADLTTALGEGAVEIRVWKKSAEGRLGPSKTSR
- a CDS encoding siderophore-interacting protein → MHGQVVRVERLTPALVRVVLGGPGLDGFRPAEGTDAYVNVAIPPAGAPYGPVFDPKALRDAGLAREQLPARRRYTVRSWDDDARELAVDFVVHGDSGVAGPWAAAARPGDVLVFEGPASGYRPDPLAAWHLMLGDESALPAIAASLEALPDDATAVVRLVCDGPDHELPLVAPARADVRWLHRTGDDERDTALLLDAARALDWPGGRVHAFVHGEAEEVKAVRRHLLVDRGLARSDMSCSPYWRRTMTDEAWRAVKRDFVAAMDADLT
- a CDS encoding substrate-binding domain-containing protein, which gives rise to MTPSPARTRATARTTTRTTTRTTARVLAAAAGCAALLATSGCGSASVGAASSTPVVGLITKTADSGYFKALRAGAEQEGSALGVTVRSYAGTGESDTATQIAAIKELEAMGAEGILITPSGKDVLPAIAEARQKGLLVVALDSPTDPADAVDTTFATDNFAAGRSIGQWAARNVDPARARIAMLDLSDAQVPVDVARDQGFLSGFGIDLADPSKIGDEKDPRISGHAVTGGDAAGGKAAMEKLLAADPKINLVYTINEGSAMGAHEALQAAGRADQVTVVSIDGGCDGVKAVAAGQIGATAMQFPLRMARLGLDAVIDHALTGDVPSSSPGLAFFNTGSQLVTDKPVDGLYSKGTDWAAKSCWG
- a CDS encoding SMI1/KNR4 family protein, which produces MPPPYGPPDDPTYAAFITTLQQHELPLFGHLRSPADMQTGQSVDPPLPPLGTDLEAWWSWHDGIDYNVPYDNDQPYTFFFWRLPGLRDAVALRDWWWEQSRAGSPDDPTATWRPEWLPVLVDQDSMVFANLLANPGDRDRIMRLDRETPADEAQVLAPDFQTVVARLTDRFDRGVISWNSRKQEWVDHGLGDRRIEDA
- a CDS encoding NucA/NucB deoxyribonuclease domain-containing protein — protein: MQSGKNCDEYPFASAKEGGAADSSISPAKPMASLKQVNSTQNHLEGSRLNSFYSVCSIGVTRQYLVIPIYGNQTISTTTADTAFVCGK
- a CDS encoding methyl-accepting chemotaxis protein, encoding MSDSSQRALELSRAGQRMTALAGHIDQVQVILRDALLSGGGAGAQAAGTAFESTQKAAATDWQGVDPSILSPRARAAVQQLRTDYQAYLDGAQEQMSVLPRIDPGSELGRAMLGQLAASAASITLQQKVVSDLIDADASRARADADAVRSRAVLALAVGGLIGLVVLVGANAWVGRSVLVPVRRMVASLQRVEARDLTAEVDETGRDEIGDMGRALGAALRSLRSTVGALSQSASTMAEASQGMDHVAADLTTASEASVTQTSVVADSAQQVSSAASTISAATEQMSASIAEISEQAVSVSQVASGAVAAAAETSQAVADLDTASTEIGEIIQTITTIAAQTNLLALNATIEAARAGEAGRGFAVVASEVKDLAQGTARATEDITEKISAIQRTTALAVERIAEIRSVIGTIHEKQLTISSAVEEQSATTAEMARNVTDISQQSSSIAGAIAAVVQTSSQTTGAAATARSSSRELSDLSASVRDRLAQFQY
- a CDS encoding integrase core domain-containing protein; translated protein: MHDAIAAVEAALVEAERLAGAPLVDLAPRDEDGHVQPLVTLVTDNGGPFRSFRFEAFIATHPELRHVRTPVRTPGQNGSRERGFGSLKYERLFLEEVEHVLDLLAHAEDYRVEYNTVRPHEAIAWNRPFEVHTGVADPLVPNFPEPQNLPAT